A genomic region of Pyrus communis chromosome 14, drPyrComm1.1, whole genome shotgun sequence contains the following coding sequences:
- the LOC137715760 gene encoding cellulose synthase-like protein E6, with translation MGKQESGGEGEESSLPLFESTSARFRGIYRVFASTILVGICLIWVYRVTNIPQPGEAGRWAWIGMLIAEFWFSLYWIITQSVRWDVTYRRPFKDRLSHRYEDKLPGVDIFICTADPKMEPPTLVVNTLLSVLAYNYPTEKLNVYVSDDGGSEFTFYALLEAASFAKYWTPFCKKFNIEPRSPQAYFALHSDVHDVKYGQEWLEIKKLYEDMKNRIESAVETGKIPEETKMQHKGFSEWNLKVSKNDHQPIVQIITDGRDTNAMDNDGCRLATMVYVSREKRPQQPHHFKAGAVNALLRVSSEISKAPFILLLDCDMYANNADSIREALCFFLDGKYGHEIAFVQHPQNYSNLTKDDIYGSGCFVINAVELAGLGGYGAALFCGTGCFHRRECLFGKKYTKDYRGQRNTESQNTIDRSIQELEESAKAVVTCSYEKGTKWGKEMGLIYGCPVEDIVSGLAIQCRGWKSIYYNPERKGFLGISPNTLDLALIQQKRWCEGLFQIFFSKYCPFIYGHGKIMLGAQMGYCLYLLWAPLSFPTMCYVTVPPLCLLHGIPLFPKVSSPWFLAFAYVFVAKNVYSIIEALQCGSSLKAWWNLQRMWLIRRITSYFFAFFDTIKRQLGLSETDFALTDKVMTEDVTKRYEQEVMEFGSPSIMYTVLATSALLNLLSLVWGTSRVAMDIDSEASEQLISQVFLCGILVMINLPVYQALFFRSDKGHVPSSVIFKSVLLLTLACLMPIY, from the exons ATGGGCAAGCAGGAGAGTGgtggagaaggagaagagagtAGTCTTCCGTTGTTTGAGAGCACAAGTGCAAGGTTTAGGGGTATATATAGAGTATTTGCGTCAACAATATTGGTGGGTATATGTTTGATATGGGTGTATAGAGTAACAAACATCCCACAACCAGGAGAGGCAGGAAGATGGGCTTGGATTGGCATGCTCATAGCTGAGTTCTGGTTTAGCCTGTACTGGATTATAACTCAGTCTGTCCGATGGGACGTTACCTATCGTCGACCTTTCAAGGACAGGCTTTCTCACAG ATATGAGGACAAGTTACCAGGTGTTGACATTTTTATATGCACTGCAGACCCCAAAATGGAGCCACCAACTTTGGTGGTCAACACTTTGTTATCAGTCCTGGCCTACAATTATCCAACTGAGAAATTGAATGTTTATGTTTCTGATGATGGCGGTTCGGAGTTCACTTTCTACGCGCTCTTAGAGGCCGCCAGTTTTGCTAAGTACTGGACTCCCTTCTGTAAAAAATTCAACATTGAGCCAAGGTCTCCACAGGCCTACTTTGCCCTGCACTCTGATGTGCATGACGTAAAGTATGGTCAGGAATGGTTGGAAATCAAG AAACTTTACGAAGATATGAAGAATCGGATTGAATCTGCTGTTGAAACAGGCAAGATTCCAGAAGAAACAAAGATGCAACACAAAGGGTTCTCAGAATGGAACCTCAAAGTATCAAAGAATGATCATCAACCAATTGTGCAA ATTATAACTGATGGAAGAGACACGAACGCCATGGATAATGATGGATGCCGGTTGGCAACAATGGTGTATGTGTCACGAGAAAAAAGACCCCAACAGCCTCACCACTTCAAAGCAGGAGCTGTGAATGCACTG CTGAGAGTGTCATCAGAAATAAGCAAGGCACCCTTCATCCTCCTCCTGGATTGTGACATGTACGCAAACAACGCAGACTCAATACGAGAGGCATTATGCTTTTTCTTGGACGGCAAGTATGGCCACGAGATTGCTTTCGTGCAACATCCCCAAAACTACAGCAATCTCACCAAGGACGATATCTATGGAAGTGGATGTTTTGTAATTAATGCG GTTGAGCTTGCTGGGTTGGGTGGATATGGCGCGGCCTTGTTTTGTGGCACCGGATGTTTCCATCGAAGAGAATGTCTTTTCGGAAAGAAATATACCAAGGATTATAGGGGACAACGGAATACAGAGAGCCAAAATACTATTGACAGAAGTATCCAAGAGTTGGAGGAATCTGCAAAAGCTGTTGTCACTTGTAGCTATGAAAAGGGTACTAAATGGGGCAAAGag ATGGGACTGATATATGGATGCCCGGTTGAAGATATAGTTTCTGGCTTGGCGATCCAATGTAGGGGGTGGAAGTCAATCTATTACAATCCAGAGAGAAAAGGGTTTCTAGGTATTTCTCCAAATACTTTGGATTTAGCACTTATTCAGCAAAAAAGGTGGTGTGAGGGCTTGTTTCAGATATTTTTCTCCAAGTATTGCCCTTTCATATATGGGCATGGAAAGATAATGTTGGGTGCCCAAATGGGATATTGTCTCTACCTTTTGTGGGCACCACTTTCCTTCCCAACTATGTGTTATGTGACTGTTCCTCCACTTTGCTTGCTCCATGGCATCCCCTTATTCCCAAAG GTGTCAAGTCCATGGTTCCTAGCATTTGCTTATGTTTTTGTGGCCAAGAATGTTTACAGCATAATTGAGGCCCTCCAATGTGGTAGTTCACTCAAAGCATGGTGGAACTTACAAAGAATGTGGCTGATCCGAAGAATTACTTCCTACTTTTTTGCCTTCTTCGATACCATAAAGAGGCAATTGGGGCTATCCGAAACAGATTTTGCCCTCACTGATAAGGTGATGACAGAGGATGTGACAAAGAGGTATGAGCAGGAGGTCATGGAATTTGGAAGTCCAAGCATTATGTATACCGTCTTGGCAACATCAGCGTTGCTAAACTTATTAAGCTTAGTATGGGGAACAAGTAGGGTTGCCATGGATATAGATTCCGAAGCTTCTGAGCAGTTGATCAGTCAAGTTTTTCTTTGTGGCATATTGGTCATGATCAACTTACCGGTGTACCAGGCGCTCTTCTTCCGCAGCGATAAGGGTCATGTACCATCATCTGTCATCTTCAAGTCTGTTTTGTTGCTTACACTGGCATGCCTGATGCCTATTTACTAG